A stretch of DNA from Panthera uncia isolate 11264 unplaced genomic scaffold, Puncia_PCG_1.0 HiC_scaffold_2288, whole genome shotgun sequence:
GACATGAAGCCGACCTTCCAGAATGCTTACGGAGGTGGGTGCGGGTTTGCATCACAGCCACACGCACCAGTGAAGATGGGCCACTCCTTTTGCCACCAGCTCTGCCTCCAGCCCCCACGGGGCTCACGTGTGTCCCCGGCCTCCCCATCAACAATTGCCCTCCCGCTTTATTGAGACAGTTCAGCTCCCTGTCGCCCTCTCGCTGACCTCACTCCAGGCCCCATGGCGTTTCTAGAGAAGCCTAGGACACTGCTAGccggcccccggggccccctCCGCCCACCAAGGTTTATTTCTCTCCCGAGAAGGTGTATGTGGCTCCTTGACTCTCCGCGCACAGGAGAAGCAGCTGTGGCGGGTTTTGCATCTTGACGAACAGTTGTGGGCTTTCTGTCCCCCTAGGCCAGCGGTAAGCACAGAGGCGGTGGGAATGTGGGAAGGGGCAGCTAACGGAATAGGGGGCCACAGGGCTCTGTCGGGCAGATTACTTGATCAGAGCCGATTGGGAGACTCCTGACGGACTGGTTCGGGATTCTATTTCAGGAAGAGCTGAAAACGGTAGGGAAGTGCCGATTCGGTGACACGGAGCTTAGCATCAGCAATTCCATTTCGGGGCTGTTGTCCTGTTTTTCTAACGGTCACACGCCCAGCCCCGAGTTCCTCGCGAGGCCAGTGGGGGGTTCTCTGCTTCAGTCCTCGCAGCCTCCTGTTCCCACTTGGAAACCTCGGCGCGGAGGTGGAAGGCGCGTGGACTACAAGTCGGTCTCTCGGGGCCCTTGCGGCTGTGAAACTTGGCTGCCGGCCCTCAGAAGGTTTAGGGCCGGGACCCCTCTCCTCTCACACCAGGAGCTCGACTGGGTGTCTCAGGCCTTCCTCCTCGGTCACTCCCTCATTCGTCAAATACTCCAGGATCACCTGGGCGCCTGTGGCTTGCTTCCTCTACCTGACGGAAGTTGGCAAGGACCACGGGAGGCCCCTCCATTGATGAGGTCACATTCTGTGAGGCTCCCTCTTAGAGGACTGGAGGAGGTTCTCCTCCCGGGTTGGATGAACTAAGCTGCCATTTTGAGGGAGCCCATGTGGCAGGGAATGGTGGACGGCCTCCAGGTGGCTTCCAGCTGACAGCCAACAAAACCTGGGACTTTCGTCCTCGCGCGTGAcggtgacggggggggggggggtgggggaggtcggTGGGGTCAGGACTCAGAGTCCACGTACACGTACAAAACCCTATTATCCTCCTCACGTAGGGAAGCGAAAAGGGATTTCTTTCCCGATCCCACGTCTGGGCCACACACCAGATTCAGAGGCTGCCTACACCGAGGGCAGGGTCCCTGCAAGCCTGTGGGTCACTTGCCTGCACTCACTGTGAGTGacatcagaaactctgagggagggggcgcctgggtggctcagtcagttgggcgtccgacttcggctcaggtcatgatcttgtggtttctgagtTGGAagctcgtgtcaggctctgcgctgacagctcagagcctagaatctgcttcggattctgtgtctccctctctctgcctctcccccactcacgctctctctgtctctcaaaaataatgttttaaaaaattcaaaaaaataaaataaaataaaccctgaGAGACAAAGGGTGGGAAGCGGGAGTGGGGGGGGTTCTCCCATGCCAGGCCCTGCATCTGGGAAGGCTTTCGGGGAAGGGGGTTAGGAGAGGCTTTCCCATGGCCGGAAGAGACGGCTCCACCCTGCCCTTGACCCCCCACAGCGCTCCTGGCTGGTTCATACTGTGGCAGCCACCACTTACTTTCCACCCatgtcctccctccttcctcctctgtgctctgagtTCCCCATTTCCAAATCCTTCCTTCCCAGGAAATGGGAATTGTTCTCTTCGCCTTGCTGAGGAAAGTACCAGCCCTCTATTTCTGACTTGAGATCTTCTAAGCTCCTGGCCTTGTGCACCTGAAaagtgagggggggtggggtgggttctCTTTCTCGCCATTTCCATCATTTGCTGACCCTGTCCCAGAGACAACCggctatttcctcctgtttcccaGGGCTGCCAGCCTCCCAGGGAGAGAGTCTAGAACTTTCCTGGGAAGGAGTAATGCAGACAAGTGAATTGGCTCGGTCTTCTCTGCATCTGTCCCCAAAGACTGGCATTAGGGGACGCTGATGCTGTTAACCAGCAGACTGCCCATTATCTCCTATTTATCGTGGGAGCGGGTGGTAAAGGACTGCAGGCCAGGTAAGAAAGGAGTGGAGGCCACCCTGACCGCCGGTTCATGGGGCAGCGAGTCAGGGGGCCCGCTCCTGCTCAGGCCCAGGGCCAACGTGCGACCCGTCCAATCCACGGCGTGGGCGGAGGCTATGGCAGGTCACCGGTACGGGAAGCAGCAGGGATGCTCCTGAGCCGAGACTCGGCCTCTGCCCCCATGAAGCAGctagaaaacaggaagagaaatcccAGAGCACCACGCTCCTCACGGTGGTGAAGGGAACAGCTAGGACGAAGCTTCTGGAGCCAGGTTCTAGATGTCGACACCCACCTCCTGTGCAAGGAGAGGGGGGCCTTCACTCAGCCGGCCATCTCCGAAGCCACCGCCTCCACACCGCGTGGAAATGCACAAGGAGAGAGGCAGTGCCCATCGCAAATCCCAGTCCGGACCCACGAAACCTCCTTGCCTCGCTCAAAAGGGGTACCGGTGGCCGCCCAAGGTTTTCCGCAAAGGTTTGCTACAGCGGAAGATGTTCGGAAAGGATCGCCAAGGGCTTTTAAGAGCTTTTTAATGttgggctttaaaaaataactgtactTCATGAAGAAGCAATTTATCCAAACATTCAGGTGTCTTCTGGGTGCTTTCAGATTCCTGCAAGGGCTCACGGTGGTCTCAGGGGACGGGCTTCACAGTGGAATCTGTGTAAGAAGTCTTTTCCAAATGGGCTTATTCGGAAAGCATGCCCAGGGAGTGGCCAAAAAACAAGGTAGCCTGCAAAAATGAATTTCTCTCACAGGGACAGAGATCCGAGGGATTATCTCAGGCTTATAACCAGAGGGGGTTTGCGGCTACTGTCATTCGCCCCACGTGTGATCATGCCTGGAACTCGGCTGGAGACCCTGGACGGTCCAGAACACGAAGCACCAACAGCGTGGCCACCGTCCGGGGCCGTGTGCCAAACGGAAAGGGCTGCTGAGATGTCAGGTTGATGTGCTCTCCCTGACAGACTTTTCAGAAGGGGTGAGAAGTTGGGGGAACCCAACACGGAGAGAGGGCTGGACTGGCCTTTCATCCCACCCCACAAACAAATCCCACATCAACTCAGAAAACTCCAATTAGATGCTTGCTTTGTAAAGTTTATTGACAACTGTTTGGTCCCAACACACAAAACAGCACTTGAACCACAAAGAAAGTGTTGAAACAAAGTAGACAGTTAAGAAAAACATCTCTTCCCCCAAGCCCAATCCAAAACAAACAGTGTAAGATGGGAAAGGGGGGTTTGGTGAcgcctttttgtttttgtttttgttttttttttaaaacagataaatcTAATCTGGTACATCTTTCCACccagaaataaagaatttcattGTCTTAATTCTCATACATCATTTTGTCACATCATTTAATTAAGCCTCTGGATAAAAAAATAGATCACGATCAGACTGGCCGTTGTGGAGTACATTACCGACACACCGAGCTCTCGCTGTGTTCTCTCACCTTCCAACAGCGACCGTTAGAGTCACACACGCGTCCCAGGCTGACTGGTGACCCCGGCGAGCGGTTCGGTTCGACCAGACTCCCACGACAGCGTACGTCTGCAGGCTCTTCTCCGTCTGTTGCTCAAAGAAGCCGCTCTGAGACTGTCCCTAAGTGACTTGTAATGGTACCTCTTACGTTTTTAAAGTCAATCCCGCATCTGCGAGCAAAACTAAAGTCCAAGAGTGCAAACTCAGCCTTAAGAAGTCTCAGGATAAGGCAACTGAGGTTCTCAACACCAACTTTATTACACTGTTTaaaagcttcttaaaaaaaaattgcacatctGTATTTGACTTCCTGCCGTCCTATGTCTGTAGAGGAAATGCCTTCGTTCCCAGAGGGTTCGCAGAGGGGCCATAATGCTTGCAAGGCTTTTCCAGTGCTGTTCCATCTCGACTGGGGCCATGTGTGGAGAACTGAGAATCACTGGCTTCATTTTAGAGATTTTGGGGAACAAAAACCTGACTTGTAAAAATCTCTCTCCAGCCCTTGTTCTGTGGCATTTTATGCAAATGCTGGCTATGCAGAAATCAGAGCCCACTCTCCGGCCTTCTAGAAATTACAAAACATGAACAATTCCCCCAAAGAAACCATCTCCGTAGCAGAAGACCTTAAGCCCACGGGTTCTCTCTGCTCTATGAATGAATCCGCCTTTTTGCCCAACAAATACAACCCATTGTAAATGTCAGGTTTCTCCAGGAGGGGTGAGAGGTCACCGTCACCGGATGCCTCTGCCACCTCGAGGCGAAGGTCATTCCACAGGGCAGTGCTCCCTCAGAGGCTGGCTTTTCCCAAAGGGCAACATCAGACACCACAAAACAACCAAACATGCTTCCAACAACAGCGAGAAGTAACAGTAAAAGCGGACACTCTTAAAAGACACGGAGGCAACACgacgcgcacacacatgcactcgcGCAGAAAGCTTCCCGGCTACCGAAACCAGgtttaaaatgacaaatacaaGGTTAAGATGATCAACCTTGGCCTTCACACGTATAGATAGAACTCTGTCTCTTCCGAGTGGAAAGAGTATCGGTATCACTCCTGTTAATGCACCCCCTCGGCTCTGATTTGTAATTTATGCATTTCATGCATATTTTAGGAAATCAGACTCTCTTCCCAACATTGCCTCTCAACACACAACACTGTGTGCTAGAATTCAGATGCTGACTTTCAATTCATGACACCAAGGCCATCTCCTTTTCCTTAACCCAATGCCTATCAAACTGGAATGGAACATAAAAGGGAAGCTTAAAACATCCTCAACTTTCTAGAAAGCTCCTACGTGGAACCCTGAAgcggaaacatttaaaaatttttgtcatgAAGCCACATTTGTCAACTACAGACATagttacaaaaaacaaaagaaaccaaggcACGCTTACAAGTCACATGGAAGCTAGGAACCTTCCTAATCCAACGTGAAAACACATTCTCACCACCTCGCCCGCCCTTCTGCTTCCGTGTGTGGACGCACAGGCTGCGGAGCAGGCTTCAATGCAAAGACACACCATGCACTTGATTCAGACTGTCTGGAAACACCAGGAAGCAAAGGCTCAGAGGCTATCTTGTGCTACATGTAAGATTCGACCACGGGTGTGGCTTGAAGGGAAGTAAAACCACTCCCTTCGAGCTGAGTTCTCACTGCTTTCTTCTTAGAGAACATCATTACGTTTCGTGATAAGAAAAACTGggtaaaatatattaacaattcTTTAACAAATGCCAGGAggttttggggtggtttttttgttgtttttttcccaaataattaggggaggaaaaaagaaaaacatttcagctCAAGGCTGTGTTCaatgtaaaagaaacaaaacgtTATGGGATACATCTAAAGATGAAGTAAGTGGCTTCTAGGGGGTTTTCATTCAAACAGAAAAGGCTGTGTTTTTTGAACCCACTTTTGTGTGCAGAATCAGACAGCGTTTCCCCATCCTAATTCTATGTTCAAAACGCGAGTCAAAGCTTGGTTATAGGTGCAAAGGAAAAATTGGCTGCcaattttactctatttttgGGTTGCTTTTTGGCCGGGCTTTCCACGGGGTCCTTGCCGAGCAGGGACTCTGAGGTTTccgaggaggggcagggaggcacTGGGGCAGCTGCTGAGACGCAGGGTGAGCTGGACTCGGAGGCTGGGTGTTTGTTCTTTACTGGTACTGGAATTTCAATGCTCTCTTCTTGGTTTAAAATCATGATTTCTGtaaacacagaaaagcaaaccCCTTCAGTTCCAGGACCTGTCAGACACGTTGGATTTTAGTTTCTAAGATTACCTCAAAAAATGTcttgtaaaactttttttaaagtttatttattttaagagagaaagagaaagacagcagaggaggggcagagagagagggagagagaatgccaggcaggctccgtgctgtcggcgtggagcccgacaccgggttcaaactcacgaaccgtgagatcatgacctgagccgaaaatgagtcggacgcttaacctactgagccaccctgggccCCTCAAAAGATGTTTCAAAAACAACCCACCAAACATCATGCCCAGGTCACAATGTACGTACCAGCTACGTGGTCATTCTGAGTCACTTAAAGTCACGTATTTTATAAACTGCACATCGGCTCTCCCGGGAATGAGCaggttttaaaaacttcattttggCCAGAACTCAACAGCCAATGgttcagaaacattttttccccactatGGATCCTCTGCCTAATCATTCTCTCTGTCAGGGAAAGACCCACCAGCCTCCTGGGACCCGAACACTCTCACACCAGGAGGGACCTCAGTGTCAGGAAGCCCCAGGCCCTTCCACGGACAGAGGACAGCACTCTGCGTGGACCTAAggtgggcagagacagggagagagctgCAGAGTCGGGATCACTCTCAAGTACCCAGACACTGAAACAAAGCCACTTTTCCGGCAGTGTTTACAGGCTGCTCTTTCTCTGGCTGAGCCCCAAACACCTGGCCCGCTATACACACAGGGCCAGTTTTGCTTGGAAGAGAGCCCCCTGCGTGTGTAAGGGGCTCTCGCACCGAAGGCACAGACAGGAGAGAGTGAGAGTCGGGATGCAGAGCCCCGGCTCCCTGCTCAGGCCGACACTCAGGACAACAGCAGACGCCACTACAGTTACATTTGTGCCCCTCGTCACACGCGCATGGGGGAGCCCACATTTACTAAATGCACCACGGCCACAACCCCACAGAAGCGTTACTATCCACCATACGCCTCTCTAGCTGTGCCTCCTTGAGACGGACGGACGCTCCTGCTTCTGTCACAGGTCACACCTTCTAGGGGCAAGAGCCACGTGTATGTTTCCCCTCCCACTTTCCAGATAAACAGCCTCAGTTCTTTCACCGGGCAACACGAGGCTGTGCCTGGCGTTCCCCGGAAACAGTACACAGAGCGGAGAAGAACTCGTGATAGACAAAGGCGACAAGGGAAGGGCCTCGACAGAGGTGGTGGGCCATCCTCTGCGGAGGCCAGGTGATACAGAAGCAAGACATGAAGGCTggggttcaaatcccggctcAGCCACTTCCCAGTCCAGCAGCCTGGGGCCAGCGTGGTCTCCAGTGGCGGCCCAAGCTGCACCCCTCGTCACCTGCCCTGCAAGGCTGTGGTTCTGGTGAAGCATGAACATGCCTGTGAGCCCAAGCGTGGGGTCAGGCACAAGGGGGACACGCGGGGCCGGCACCAGGTCAGTGCTCCAGGCGGGCAGCTTCCCGTCCCTTCTCAGATCACTGTGCAGAGCCCAGAGCTCATGTCACAgacgcccccccctcccctgctcacagcctCACAAGGCCCAGGGACGCGGGGCAGCCACCCAACTCTAGGCCAGACCGGGCGGCCGCGTGCGGCTGGGGCCAGGTGCGCCCACGAGCCGTTGCCCTTTACACAGGCGGGGAACACACGCCCAGCAAGCCCTCCACACGCCCCCGTGGCCTTGTCCACAGCCCGGCTGCATCAGCCCTCCCGACCCACCGCCTGTCCGGGCCTGCCGCTCCCTGAGCCACCCCGGGCTGTGAGCCTAGTTGTGCAGGAAGACTGACAGGAAAACAGCGTCCTGAATAATCATCATCAGTGCAGGTATTTGTGTGCCTGAAAAACCACAGGTGCTCCCCACCTCCATCTAACGTTTACCACACTGgcatcattcttttctcttttaatccacAGAGAAAACCGCCGCGACAACACAGTGCATCCTACCAGAAGGCGCCTGAGGGTGCTCCTCAAACTGAATGAGATCAGCAGACTGGAGGATGACAGGATCTGGTCTCAGCTGAGGGGACGGCAGGCATGACGGGACGGGCGCACACAGGAGGTCCACGGGGGAGTCGTTGGTCAGGCGGAGGAGCTCCTGCTCGGTTTGATGGGGCCCTGGACAGAGAAGGCAGGCGTGACTCTACCGTGAGACTGTGCCTGAGGCCTTCTTTCCCGGCCTTCAGGACGAAAAAGGCCAGGAAGTACTCAAAAactctcagttaaaaaaaaaaaaaaaaaaaaaaagccattaacAGAAAGGCCTTGGTCACTCTTTGGTGAGGGAAATGTCACAAGCCAGTATTTCCCGTTCTTAGGAAGAGCAATCTCCTAAGGGCcggagccaaaaaaaaaaaaaaaaaaaggagggggggttCCACAATCGGCTTCTAACGAGGAGAAACAAGAATCCACAGACGGTGTATAAAGTAGTTAAATGAGCAAGAGCTCCAAACCAGAAGAGCTGAACCCTGGTCTGTCACTCCTCAACTGAGTGAACCTGGGTAAGTAAGCCCTTTAACCTCCCAGAACTTGGGTCCCTCATTTGTAGACTGGAGGCAACGCGTGACAGCTGAGGGCGCAGAGGTCCTTCAGGAGCTCTAGAAAGTCTAACACGCTGCACACGTGAGGCGCTGGACACGCACAGGCCACGGCAACACTTCTAACTAGCGACTGACGCGGTCGTATGAAGACTGAAGGCGCATACACAGCAATGGACCCACCCAAAACCCTTACAATAAAGTTAAAATTGCTACAGAGCTCAAGCCAGCTTCTAGCCAGAGAAGGTTCCACATAAAATCTAAGTGAGCCACTGTTGTTCTTAGTATTATTAATATATCATTATCCAGTGTTTCCCAGGGAGATCCTGTGACAAAGACTACCCTTGATCCAACTTTAGCCCAGGCCCTTTGAACCCTCTTCCCCACAGGCCTTGACCTTGGCCTTCCATGTCTGTCCGGTCCTTGCCAAGTCTGCTCTTAGCAAATATCTTGCGGGGTTTTGTGAGAAATCGCACCCCTGCTCTCTGAACAAGGTCCCCAATCCTCCACCCCAGATGTcccccctcactctgctccttcACTAAAacatccccacccaccccacttttattttaagtttacttatttatttctgagagagagagagagagagagagagagagagagagagagaaagagagaaagagagagagagagagagagagagagagagagagagagaatcccaagcaggctctatactgtcagcccagaggccgacacggggctcgaactcacaatccctgtgatcacaacctgagtcaaaatcaacagtcgcacacttaactgactgagccacccagtcacacTGCCCCCCTCACCCTTGTATTCAGAGCTGAGTTCGATCTCCCTCCTCTAGTGCAGCAGAGTTGACCCTATTGCCATAGTCTTAAAATACCGTTTTAACAAGTGTCCAAGAAATTTTGTCCTCGAACATCTGAACTAGGCTCACATATTGTCACTACAGGGGCGTCCACTTGCTTTAAGAGCCTTAACCGCTAACCATAAAATGCCATCAAAAGCAGGCCAGGTTTTCAGGTACCAGCTAAACGCCGGACTGCTTTGGAAAACGTAAGAAGACTTGActttaacaaaggaaaacaacccACTGTGGTccttttccacccccaccccctacccactCCCAGCCACTTGCAGCATCTCACAAGCTTCGTTCCGTTTTTCCACGCTTACCATCGCTGCCTGCTCCAAGTCTGAGTTCCGGGGCTGTGCGAGATTCGGGCGCCGCCGGGATGTGCTCCGTGGCCGAGGGCTGGTCTTCAGGACTGACAGGGGAGAGCCCGACTGAACTCACACGGCCTGGAGGACCAAGAGGGCCCATCAGAGGGAGAAGTCGGTGAGACAACCGGGGTTTCCGGAGCGGGGAGGGGACGGGTGCTTACTTACttttcatgtcattttttaaCACTACAATTCTCTTATGACCATGTCCTTTGATCCAGACCACCTGCACACAAGACATACTACTGGTTAAGcaatggaaaaggagaggaagtaaGTCCTAAATCCAGGCAGAACGTGACCAACTGTGCTGACCCGAAATACCTCACAAGTTAGAAAGTGACGCCAAGGAAAAATTTTCTATGCTTCTTTTAGCTCTTAAAGTGATAGAAGCTGGCAGAAACACGTCCCTTAAAGAAGACGCGTAGTCTAAAAACGGTGAGACTcagctttaaaaatatgctttgcGGCTCTTCCAAAGACCATCTCCCAAACACCACTTCTGGTCTATTAAAGGAGACAGTTCTCACAGGAGAGCCCTTACTAATTTTTCTAGTAAACATACCCTAAGAGGATTCATGGAGACGAATCAAAGCAAGTCCCCGGTCCTACTTCTAAAACGAAGTCCTCTCTCCACGTCCTTAGCAGAGCAAGAGCGGAGCAGAGGTCCTTGGCTCCCTGCACCGCCCCACGCGCGCCTGTCACCGAGCCCCCGACCTCAGCCTCACCaggtcctccctgcctcccccatccctctcGCACAGGTGCGCTTTGGGTGTCACTCCCACCTGGACTCCGGCCACGGCCGGGATCCTCGccaagccccctcctcccctcccaccggTCGGGGTCGCAGCAGTGACATTGGTGCTTTCCACACACAAACCTGAGactcccccctgccctcccctccaggCCCTCCCGCTCACCTGAAGGAGGAAGGCCCCCGCAAGTGAGCTCCTGCTTCCCTGATGGGCCCCTGCCTACTTGTAAATGCCCTGAACCTTCCACACTGCTGGTCACTACCCTGCATCCGCTTACGCAGCCCCTTTTGTCACAGGGTTCACTTCTACGCGTCCCCGACACCTCGGCCCTAGAACGAACCCCAAGCCCGGG
This window harbors:
- the LOC125917722 gene encoding meiosis regulator and mRNA stability factor 1-like — translated: MKSRVSSVGLSPVSPEDQPSATEHIPAAPESRTAPELRLGAGSDGPHQTEQELLRLTNDSPVDLLCAPVPSCLPSPQLRPDPVILQSADLIQFEEHPQAPSEIMILNQEESIEIPVPVKNKHPASESSSPCVSAAAPVPPCPSSETSESLLGKDPVESPAKKQPKNRVKLAANFSFAPITKL